GAATCTTAACTTCTTTcaagcacccccgcccccaggagtCTGGACAGAAATGTCAGTGAGGTAGCACTGGGGCCAGAGTTGTAGGAGGTGGGGAGGCGGGTCATGAATCGATTTCCTTGTTCTTCTTTCAGGGGTTGATTGTTAGGCCTGCTCTTCTTAGGTGTGTGAGGGACAGCCACGCCCTGTTCCAAGAGCCCAGTGTTTTACAtagagatttgtttttgtttttgtttttaagactttatttatttatttatttatttatttattatttgtttgtttgtctgtttatttgacagagagagcacaagcagggggagcagcagactgaaggaggaggagaagcaggctccccattgagcaagaagcccaatgtgggatttgatcccaggaccctgagatcccaggacctgagcccacagcagatgcttaaccgactgagccacccaggcatccctgaagagGTTTTATGAAGCAatctctctcccatctctctgATTCCCTCAATGGGCAAGATTCTGAAGGTCCCACATTCTTCAGTCTAGCTGAGACCCTCTCCTGAAAATATTAGGAcaagacaaaggagaaagaagatgggTTCTCCAATCCTTCCTGTGAAGGTCAGGGAAGCCCAATTATTAAGGCAATAACCTGAGGTACCTGTGACATGCTAAGCACTCTTTAAGGTGTTGGTTAATgtgatgaacaaaatatattcCTTGACTTCATTGTACTTACATTCTTGAGGGAATGGGTCCAggcaataaacaaatacataggAGAGGCCCGTCAAAGAAGGTGGAGCAAGAGCACTGCTTGATACTTGGGGTTTGGAGGAGTCCTCTGGAGGGATGACACACAGGTGCCAGAAGGTGGTAGGGGAGTGGGCCACACAGATACCTGGGGCATGAGTATTTCAGACAAAGGGAACAGCAAGGACAAGAGTCCAGAGATGGATTGCTCATGGGGTGTTTGAAGGAAATTGTATGTAACTAATTCAGGCTTAACAGAAACATGGAACATGAAGGTAGTGGTGTCAGGCTGTGGGAATCCTGGCGGCTGGATAATCGTCATCTGTGCTGCTGACTAGATCTTCTCTCCCAGGCCAGGCTCTCCTGAACAACCTGGCACCCCAGTTCTCCGTCTTTACCAAGAGGTTAGCCAGTAATTGTCTATTATTCCAATAACCTAAATAGATCCATCATAAATTTTTTGAAACCAACAGAACAGTGTTTCTGAAATGCTAATTTTTAAGAACAACAGCTAGTATCTCGATGGGCTTGCTTCCAGGAGCATGGTTTGCACAGAAGTTCTGTCCTGGGATGAGAGAATCAGATGAAAAAGTCCTCTGAGCCAAGAGAAGAGATTTGGAATCTTCATCCTTGTCCTTGAAACCCCAAAATAACCTCAGGGTGTCCTGGTTTGATATTTACTCTGGAAGTTTATTTGACATTTATctaaatttcctcctttcatgttCAAGTTAGTCATGATATTTGAAGGACAGCAGTAACAGGACAGCTTGAAAATATCTCCTTAATCCCACAATCATGTGATCAAATGCCCATTTTACTGAAGGCACTTAGCAGGGTTCAGTTAGACAAACTTGTTTATTTGGGGGAAAGGCAGCACGAATAACTATAGTAAATAACAGGGGAGAGGCCATGTATAGAAAAAGGGGCTGGGAAACTGCTTTTCTTAAGAatcagatgataaatattttaggctttgcaggccaagAGGCAAAATCGAAGACATTATGTAAGTACTAATATAATAATACAGAAGGCACATGTTCACATTTTTgggtgaaatataaaaataaaaaaataaaaaaaaataaaaaaagaaatataaaaatctatggagtacaatttatttttaatataggtCTATTAGAAGAATGGAATGGGGGGCAGATAACATTTTGCTTAATTGAGGTTGAAATTTAGTGTTCTTAATATATTCTTGGCTCATGGGCTATACAAAAAATAGGCAGCAGGAAGGATTTGGCCTTATGGGCCATGGTTTGCCAACCACTGGTATAGAAAGTATGGTTTCAATGTTTAAAGTAGTTCTGAGGTTCTGGCTAACATTatacagaaggaagagagaaaaaaagggagagagagcaagagatatGTTAGGATTTGTAAAAATACATTGacattatttgcagataatatgacCATACACCTATAAAACCAACAGAATCCATAAAGTATTAGAAGTGACTTTATTGTAACTAATAAAAATGTCATCAGGGTTGTTAAAGAGATCAGTATTCAAAAGTCAGTAACATTACTCTATAACCATAAAAACTTGTGATAATAACTAATggttacaaaaataaagaaaaaacaaaacagacagcCAAAGTATTCAGAATCAACAGCCAAGAATACACAAGAAGATTACTAAGGAGAAGACTTTAAAACTCTAAGAAAGGACGTAGAAGATGATCTGAATAAATTTACAGACTTGGGGCTCACTTTGTTTTGGCCCACTGGGCCGTGTCAGTCCTCTGACCTTCAAAACCTgcgttgttttaagccactaaaccTGTGGCTATTTGTTAcagcaaaacagaaaatcaatccGGGACCCCTTTCTCCTGTCCAACTGGAAGACAAAATAGAGTTTCCTCACTGTATTTTGATGCACAGTTTCTTTGCATGTATTTTTAACTCCTGGAAGGAAACGTGGCACAGATGATCTACTGAGTAATCCTGCTTTGTACTTGTCTGCATTTATATTGTTCTCTGGGCTCTTTGCAGCAGATTTATTTCTCCTCCTTAATTCAATTTGTTTTCAGACCCTAAGAAGGTGTTAAGTGGGCAGTGAGATGATAGTAGGCTcataagaaactaataaaaaaacaaCTTAGAATTTAAATATCATGGTGGAGAATCCCTGGAGGGACATGGCTGTGAGCTCGGCCCTCCAGTTCCTGAACAAAGTTACCAAGAAGCAGTAGCGTAGCTTCTGGTGGTGGCGGATTCCACCCTCCTTCATATATGATTCCTGATTCCATTAGATattctagaaaatttttaaataggtttGAAAACTTgatgtctttctctctgtgtgtcttttcgGTGAAATAATCTGGGTCTACAGCAGCAAGATGATGGAATAGGTGGTCCGAGCCTTCATACCCTAACAAAAACACCTATTTTAGCAACCACTCATGGGAAAGAATATGTTCATGGGAGTTGGGAACTACAACCGGGAGGTTCCAGCATGCAGGTGGAGCAAAATAATCCATGACTAGAAGCcctgaagaaattaaaatgaatagttTCACTTCACCTGTCTCATCCCTCACCCCACATGGCACAGCACTGGCATCTCTAGGAGCTCATTAGAAAGCAGAATCTCAGTGAGGGTCACTGTCTCTTTACCTCAAAGTGAAGTGGTTGTAAGTGGCGGCTGTAAAGTGGAAGTATAGTCTTAGGAGGACATAACGCTGTGCTGTAAAAGGTTGCAAGCCGGCTGGCAAAGAAGAAGGCTTTAAGGGCCCACTCCAAACAAGCAAATCCATTGTTTCAGATTGGCTCAAATCAGccttctttaaattaaaaaaaggagatagGGTGGGCCACACATAAGTGCCAGTCAGGAAAACCCAGCGTTTCCAAGCTTAAATCTATGCCTAAATAAGATTTTGGGGATCTCGTTATCTATGCAGGAGAAGTCAAGAGCCAAATACAACAGAAGCCTACTAAGTCTTTGAAGAATTtgcattgccaaaaaaaaaatatatatataatctggcCTGTAgcaaaagcatgtgactctttaaTCCTCAAATAATTTCTCCAAGCTTTCACAAGCAGAACGTGGGTATGGCTGGGGGATACAGTGGACAAGAAAGAACTTCCCAGAGCCAGGGGCCACAGAGGACAGTGAGCATAAGACCATGTTTCATTCTCTTTGCCTTTACTTATCATAACTCAGCTTAACCACATGGATAAGGACGATGTCCTAGGGCTGAAGACACAAGTTAGGAAGAACAGAATTGCCAGCCAACTTGGAATGCTCACTTCAGATTGTTCATGGGAGAACAAAATTAATTCTGTCTTCATTAAACCATACTGGATTATGGtacggtcttttttttttttgaacagtaGGCAAGCTGAATAAACTAATGAAATGTCCCTACCTGAGATATTTATCCTTCCCCACTGCATTGGTTCCTCCAGTGGACTGGAGAAAATGGCAATTCCATCCTCCTAGTTGCTCAAGCCACATTCCTTGGAAGCATCCTGTGTCCTAGTCCCTAAGGAGGCACAGCATTAAACCAGACCCTGCATTTGTGATTTATCTTGGTGCCTCCCAGAATTCTAGGCAGCGCATGCACGGAGTGGATCTGGGTTCTAATCCTAAAATAGGGTAATACTCTTCAACCAAAGATCACCAGGAACATACTTGGAGTTGAACAACCTAGGTTTATTATTGCAGGGAGGAAGAACATGCGCCATGGGGAACCATGAGTGTCTCAGCAAGAGTGTTAGGAAGAGCCCACTACAGGATTTGGGAGGACCTGGGGAAGCTCTAGATTGGATACTGTCAGAAAGTAGGGGCAAGACTGGTAGCTTATCTTAGTAAATCTTATCTATAAGGAGTGGAGATGAGCATGAGGATAAAGGAGTAGAATTCACTCATTttagcagagagaggggcacgtTTGCAGATTGCGCAATGACCTTGTTTTTATGATCTCGGAGTGACCTTGTCTGATGTTGATGTTTTATGAGATTGTTTATGTCTAACATAACCATCATGGTCTAGCTGTGAGGATCAATCCAGCCTGTGACAAAATTGAAGCCTAGTGGTGGGAGTCAGGCTGGTTCCAGAATAGCAGGGGCTGTCGTTtgttgtgtgggttttttttttttccttctcaaatggATGATGGTATCTCCTTTGTAGGCCTCAAGCAGACAGCTTCTTCCTGTGACCCCATTGGCCATTGTGACCCTTGCTCCCAACCCTGTGTGAGTGACCCAGTTCTGTACTCAGAATCCAGAGGAAAGGGCTGCTCTGGCCTATTTGCTTACattgttcctttctttccctttccttccttttccttaattttccttccctttccagaAAGACTGCTCTGCTTCTGATCTACAGGCATCTTCACTCCTTGATTTACAGTAttcttaacatttattgattcattgGCATAAACTGTCTGGGTTGGAGGGTAGGTTCCAGTGGGAGCTCAAGCTGCCATCTTGACCTGAGAACAGCAGAGGGTCTTTTTGTGCCTTCCTCTTGGCTGACATGTGGCACTACCCAGCCATCTCCCGTAATCATTGTGGCGCTCCTTGCATTGTTATTATTGGCAATGTCTTAAGCATTCTGAAAGGTACGTTAAGCCATGCCCATCTGGGTGTCAGCTGTTCTATCCCTGACAGTGCAAACATTTAAAAGTGAGAGGTCCTAGATTTTCCTTGAGTTCTGGTATCAGGGAGATGGCTACTCCATTTTGGTAGATTTGTTAAATcgctgtgttgtacacctgaaactaatgtaacattgtcaactatatcttcaatttttaaaaaaaattagcatgaCTGGTTGACATTCTACATACCCTTTTGTCATATTTCAGGCAACCAGACCAGGTGCTTAAGGCTGAGCAATAAGTCTGAACCTAACTTATTCTTCTGACCCGGAGGTAGAGTAAGATGCGGGGAGTTGAATCACATGCCTATAAAGCCTTCCCTCATTAATCTTATGTCCATAATGATGGAGTCATTCTTTTTGTAGGATAACCCAACACTCATATGTAACTTGAACACTCTTGTAAAAGGATTGTAAGTGGAGGaagatctttcattttcttttccccaaagcCAGTAAGCTCCCCAAAGAAGAAGGTAATAGTATTTGCCTCCTTGATGCCTCCTAACTGTACTAAGTACAGATTGCTCATACTTAACGGAATTTTACTCATTATGTTCGCAGTGGATAACAGCAGTGATTGAAGAATCTCCCCTAAGTGTAGGGAAGGACACTGACCATCTCACAGGATGAATGACATAAAAGAGCTGAAATATGGGGACGTGTCCTGAAACACGTTGAGCTGGTACCAGGCTCAGAAGCACCTCTCGGCACTCCATTGAAAAAGATAATTCTAGGATGGGGCAAACGATGGGCAGGTCACTAAGAACTAGGCAAATCAAAGGGCAAGCAGTACTCATGGGGACAGAGAATTACTATAGAGGAGGGAGAAACTCAGGGACGATTCTGAGAAGCTAAAGAAGGATTATGGGTTCAGAGCCAAGGAGGTCCCCCCCCATTCCTTAACTTGTTGGGGGCCCTGTATCTCTCATATACACAAAGACAAACCACAGGACTGCAGGGCTAATCATTTATTGACCAGGTAGAGGAAAATCTTATTCATGGTGGGGTTCTCCTGTGTTATGACAAGGAGAATCAAAAATTTGTAGAAAATCTTTCATTCTTGGTTGGTTGATGAGTTTTCCTAGACAATTAGGAAAGATCCTGAAGATGCAGACAGAGATAATGTTTTCATAAGTGATAATGATGGAAGTCAGGTAGGAACTGTTACTGGATGGCGTGGGGCCATGGAAGGGAAGATCCTGGAGCCCAAACGAGGAAGCATTCACTCAGCactaaataagcaaatgaaaaagagaacacagaaaCATATTAAGCATTTCTTGGATTGAATTGAGGGcaaaaagaatttctatttcaGAGACAAATGTGAAGAAGGAGATGTCAACCTGTCTTTTAACCTAGGTTACTTGCCAAAATAGCAGAGGGAGGGCAATGAGTAAATGCTTTTTCTCCTGTTGCTGATCTCATCTTAATTTTCCCCAACCTGAatctatgggaaaaaaaagaaaagaagcaaggaaggatcctAGGCGTGTTTCTACCATCTTCAGCACAAGGAGTTTTGAAGAGTTTTTGATAAATTGAGAGAGAATGGCAAAGCCAGAGTGGCGCTCCACAATAAATCTAAGGTAGGAAACCAATGAGAAAATTCAGTATATTTTCCAGTTTAGAAGACAGTGGAAGTTCAGACAGCTCTATTCTCAGGTGAGAAGTTAAGGATGTGCAGAGATCAAAGGAAGAAATGTTTGTCATAAACTGGAGCGTAAGATGGCCTCCTGGGCTTGGCGGATAGACCAATAGGTGTGAGTTTCATACTCATGCCCTATTACTCTTTCCCCATTTCAAAttttaagccttttaaaaaattatttatttatttatttgagagagagagagagagagagaacaagtgggaggaggggcagagggagagagagagagagagagagagagagagagaggcagactccctgctgagcacagagcctgacgcagggcttgatcccaggactctaagattatgacctgaaccgaaggcagaggcttaaccacccAGTGCCCCTCATATTTTAAGTCTTAATGATTTCTAGCACATTACCAATTACTGAGGCCTCTCACCAGCATTATGTCCACACAGTAACTCTATAGGGTAAACATCATTGTTCCCCTTGTAATTGCTTAGGTTGTTTGTTCAAAAGCTCATGGTAGGGgcccttaggtggctcagtcagttaagcgtctgccttcagctcaggttatgatctcagggtcctgggattgagcccatgttagactctctgctcagcagggagcctgcttctccctctccttctgtctgttaCTCtgcttacttgtgctctctttctgtcaaataaataagtaaaatctttaaaacaacaacaacaacaacaacaaagctcaTGATAGGAATGAGTCCTACACCTAGTTCCTCCAACTCCACATCTCATGTTCTCCCCACAAGTTTCCtcaccaaattatttttattgccatCTTTGGATACAAATCCCTAATGCTTTTGGAAGTCATGGATCCCTGGGCCACCCTCTTCACCAGAGATCAccaacctggagacctgggctgCTTCGCTCTGTCGGGCCTGGAGACAGCGATCTGTGGAGGCAGAGCACATGAAGACACTGACCCCGGTTTATTTTCCAGAGAGAAACCAAATGATTTTTCAGGGTAAAACAAAGGGGACTGACTGATCGGGGGTATTgccttctcttgatttttttttatctcagtaAATGTAGGAATTTAGGAAGGGAAAACCAGAAAGAGCTAAACTTACCAACTTGGGTCAGGTCAAGTATGTTTTCCTTAGGAATTTCCATTCCTTGGCAATATCTCACAAACTTTTCCTTGACTTTTGGACTCACATCTGGTTTTCGGCCTGTGGGAAGAGCAACAGGAACTGCTGTGTCTTGTGTATGTCACTGAGGTTTATGAGGGGTGGCTCCAGATGGATGGGAAAACGGACAGCACTGGTTGGGTGCTTAGGCAGAAGTCTTGGGGATGGGTTATAACCTGTCTTGAATTTGACATCTTGAAGCTAGGCTATAGCTTATGGGACAATGAGAGATGTTATCATTTTCCCATCACCAAGCCTGGGGGATTACCAAAAGTGAACATCTGTCTTCAGGGGAGGAGAGACATTCCAGGATAAAATTGGGAGAACtgcttgccttccttcctttccctccctacCCCGTGATGAGTGTCAGCATGAAAATACTCTACCATAGAGCTCCATCAGTTGGAATTCCTGTTCCTGGTTGACATTATTAAGATGAAATATAATATAGTCCTCATAGGCTGTTTcaattattctaaataaattgtATCCATCATCTGTGAAGGAAACAGAACACAACTCAGCTTGCTTGGTCTACAAGAAGCAGAGGAAACCCTTTACCTATTCTCACTCACAAAACAAATTCAAGTGTATATCATGGAAGAGATAGAGAGTGATATCTAATGCCTTCATTTACATCTCCCAGGGCTTCATGGGGCAACATCCAAGGGATACTGGTACAATGACTACTGGTGGTAGAAAAATTTAGCTATAGTAGCAATTTTTGCTCTATCATCCTCCCTGAGACCATCTCTGCCAATTATGTGTCTCTGTCCTCTCTATAAACCCCACTGGCATTACATACCCAGTACTATACTCTAAGCAATGTGCTATGTCAATGGCCACTAGACATCATCAGAAAGTGGGCAGGGAACGAGAAGCTGTCTCgtcatttgtcttttgtttgtctgtctattttctttccttgctgGAGGTACATATAATCAAACTGCCTTCTTTATCTGACGGTATGATGTGCCAGGCTTTGGCTTGTATGCCCAAGATTCTTCCAGATTCGGGATATTATCTATTACATGGCCCCCATTATATCATGTGAGTAAACATTGGTCAGAAATTGGTCAAGATCCTGAAGATATTGGGGTTTAGTAAATTCTTGAAGTTGGAAGTAGAATttagaaagactttttaaatatacttacgCACAACATCATATTCACcatccttttctgttttgttacAAATCAGAGAAATTTTAGTACACTTCCCATTCACTCTGTAAAACAGAATAAGCTGATGTCCAAGAGATATTGATGGGCTAGCTCCTTCACCCTCTACCCATGAGTTTCTGATTCCACTTAAGTGTTGAACATTTTGGAGATACAGTTtccaaagagcttttatttacattatttcactttatgTGATACTTTAAGAAGGGGCCAACTGCTTCTATTACTGTTATTCTGCTAGTACTTCccactattactattactacaaCTGTCTAGATAATTAGCTGAGTGCTCACATGTGCCAGCCTCTCACATAAGTGCTCTACAAACATTACCTCACAGggtccttggaaaaaaaaaaaaaaaccatgagggAATTAGTATCATTCTTTTTACCCAAGGGAAAATTGAGGTGGAAACAGATGAAATTTcttggtcacacagctagtaagagaGAGATTAAAGAGAGAGGCTGTCAATTCCAAATCCAGTGCTCCAAATTTATGCTGTACTGCCATACTACCTACGACTCTGATACCTTCTACTTACCTCCTCTACtcctattttaatttatttctgtcaTGATTCTTATCTCTGAATCTGGAAAAGGCCTGGGTTCTCCACGTCCAATTAGTATCAGATAGTGGACTCTGATTTTGAATAGAGACCCAGAATGTATGGGTACACCCttacgtgtgtgcacacatgctcatGCACACAGAGTTCCAACACAATATTCAGACTCTCCTTTCCCAAGTGAAGAAGGCCATACTTACTTTGTATGCATTGTAAAGATCAGAGAAGAGTTGCTCAGGACTTCAATGTCTTTCACAAAAACCCTCATGCTGccattttcttctatcttttcctTGATATCTGAGGCCAAGAGAATGGAATACCAATCTCCCGAAATCTGCGATAAATCAGCAAAATAATTGGGtaagaaaagaggagaaggaacACCACAGGATCACTTGTCTCCTTGAACTTTGCCCTGTAGGTGACCTCATAATGGTGACGTGAACATAGAATTAGAACTCAGGTCAATTGGTACCACATCTAGGGCTCTTTCCACTATCCCTCCAGGGAGAATAGAGGTCCCCAAATGTTGTCGTCTTTTAACATGGTACAATTGCTCTTAGTTAAGAGTCTGAAACCACCCTTTTTGTCTAATATGTCAAGGGACTCCTGCTCTCCAGTAGGGCCATGTTGCTTCAGAATCCTCCAAGCCATCCCCAAGGTCTGAAGTTACTATACCATGCCAACTCTACCTTTGAAATATCGAAGTTTCCTTTCACAACATCGTTTTCTTCCTCGTGGGCATGGACTAGAATCAGCCCCAGACACAGCAACAGCAGCTTCATGTTGCAGGAGATAGCTAGCACCGTTGTCCCCACAGCCACTGGGAGCAAGCCTCTCCCTGACAGGGCTTCATTCCCCAGCTCCTCTGTTTTTATATCTGTTCTGGgtctagggtttttttgttttgttttatttttttgcagggAACACCACTTTTACTCCTCCCATTCCATTAAACAGTTTGTCATTCATTGGTGTGAGGCCAAGGATTGTTCCTGCCCTTTTGAAACTTGGCAATCTCATCTCTCTTTAGATCTACTTAGTGGCCTTAAATTTCCCAAAACATATACTCAAGAAAAATAGTGGGAAAAAAACAGCTGCCTTTTGGAACCAGATTTAACTGAGGGTCTGGCTTGGAATCAGAAAGCCAATTATGCATGGTAGGAATGGACTATCACTGGGAAGTGGAATGTGTAGGGAATCTATGTTCCACCACTCACACAGTGTGCAGAATTGGGCATGCCACTCCATTGTTATTAATTTCTGAAACAAAAGAAACTCTCTACCAAGGTGACAGTACCTTtcacaaaacattaaaatagagTCAGTTAAAATAGggtgaataaaataatgaagtatg
Above is a window of Canis lupus baileyi chromosome 10, mCanLup2.hap1, whole genome shotgun sequence DNA encoding:
- the LOC140641895 gene encoding lipocalin Can f 6.0101, translating into MKLLLLCLGLILVHAHEEENDVVKGNFDISKISGDWYSILLASDIKEKIEENGSMRVFVKDIEVLSNSSLIFTMHTKVNGKCTKISLICNKTEKDGEYDVVHDGYNLFRIIETAYEDYIIFHLNNVNQEQEFQLMELYGRKPDVSPKVKEKFVRYCQGMEIPKENILDLTQVDRCLQARQSEAAQVSSAE